In the Peromyscus maniculatus bairdii isolate BWxNUB_F1_BW_parent chromosome 20, HU_Pman_BW_mat_3.1, whole genome shotgun sequence genome, one interval contains:
- the Prpf40b gene encoding pre-mRNA-processing factor 40 homolog B isoform X25 — protein sequence MMPPPGIPPPFPPMGLPPMSQRPPAIPPMPPGILPPMLPPMGAPPPLTQIPGMVPPMMPGMLVPAVPVTAATAPGADTASSAVPGTGPPRALWSEHVAPDGRIYYYNAEDKQSVWEKPSALKSKAELLLSQCPWKEYKSDTGKPYYYNNQSQESRWTRPKDLDDLEALVKQESAGKQQTQQLQTLQPQPQPPQPQPDPPPIPPGPIPVPMALLEPEPGRSEDCDVLEAAQPLEQGFLQREEGPSSSTGQHRLPQEEEDTRPEPERSSLSWSNREKAKQAFKELLRDKAVPSNASWEQAMKMVVTDPRYSALPKLSEKKQAFNAYKAQREKEEKEEARLRAKEAKQTLQHFLEQHERMTSTTRYRRAEQTFGDLEVWAVVPERDRKEVYDDVLFFLAKKEKEQAKQLRRRNIQALKSILDGMSSVSFQTTWSQAQQYLMDNPSFAQDQQLQNMDKEDALICFEEHIRALEREEEEERERARLRERREQRKNREAFQTFLDELHETGQLHSMSTWMELYPAVSTDVRFANMLGQPGSTPLDLFKFYVEELKARFHDEKKIIKDILKLLEKAEAREREREKEEARRMRRREAAFRSMLRQAVPALELGTAWEEVRERFVCDSAFEQITLESERIRLFREFLQVLETECQHLHTKGRKHGRKGKKHHRKRSHSPSGSESDEEELPPPSLRPPKRRRRNPSESGSEPSSSLDSVESGGAALGGPGSPSSHLLLGPDHGLRKAKKPKKKTKKRRHKSNSPESETDPEEKAGKESEDREQEQDKDRELRQAELPNRSPGFGIKKEKTGWDTSESELSEGELERRRRTLLQQLDDHQ from the exons CAGCTGTACCTGGGACGGGCCCTCCG AGGGCCTTATGGAGTGAGCATGTGGCCCCTGACGGGCGCATCTACTACTACAACGCTGAGGACAAGCAGTCGGTGTGGGAGAAGCCCAGCGCGCTCAAGTCCAAGGCCGAG CTGCTGCTGTCCCAGTGTCCCTGGAAAGAGTACAAATCCGACACAGGGAAGCCGTACTACTATAACAACCAGAGTCAGGAGTCCCGTTGGACCCGGCCCAAGGATCTGGATGACCTGGAGG CCCTGGTCAAACAAGAGTCTGCAGG AAAACAGCAGACCCAGCAGCTGCAGACACTACAGcctcagccacagccacctcagccACAGCCTGACCCTCCGCCTATACCCCCTGGTCCCATCCCAGTGCCTATGGCCCTCCTGGAACCTGAGCCGGGTCGAAGTGAGGATTGTGACGTATTGGAGGCTGCCCAGCCTCTGGAGCAGGGGTTCCTGCAGCGGGAGGAGGGccccagcag TTCTACGGGACAGCATCGGCTAccacaggaagaggaggacactagGCCCGAACCAGAGAGATCTAGCCTCAGTTGGAGCAACCGAGAGAAGGCAAAGCAGGCCTTCAAAGAGCTGCTGAGGGACAAG GCTGTCCCTTCCAATGCTTCATGGGAACAGGCCATGAAGATGGTAGTCACTGACCCCCGTTACAG TGCCTTGCCCAAACTGAGTGAGAAGAAGCAGGCATTTAATGCTTACAAGGCACAgcgggagaaggaggagaaagaggaggcccGGCTGAGGGCCAAGGAGGCCAAACAGACCCTGCAGCATTTCCTGGAGCAGCATGAACGAATGACCTCCACCACCCGCTACCG GCGGGCAGAACAGACCTTTGGGGACCTGGAGGTCTGGGCTGTGGTCCCTGAGAGGGATCGAAAAGAGGTTTATGATGATGTCCTCTTCTTCCTGGCTAAGAAGGAGAAG GAACAAGCCAAGCAGCTTCGGCGTCGAAACATCCAGGCCTTGAAGAGCATCCTGGATGGGATGAGTAGTGTCAGCTTCCAGACCACATGGTCCCAGGCCCAGCAGTACCTCATGGACAACCCCAGCTTTGCTCAGGACCAGCAGCTGCAGA ACATGGACAAAGAAGATGCACTGATCTGCTTTGAGGAGCATATCCGAGctctggagagagaagaggaggaagagcggGAACGGGCCCGGCTTCGGGAGCGGCGAGAGCAGCGGAAGAACCGGGAGGCCTTTCAG ACCTTCCTGGACGAGTTGCATGAGACAGGGCAGCTGCACTCCATGTCCACCTGGATGGAGCTGTACCCAGCAGTCAGCACTGATGTCCGCTTTGCCAACATGCTGGGCCAGCCGG GCTCTACTCCTCTCGACTTATTCAAGTTCTACGTGGAGGAGTTGAAGGCTCGGTTCCATGATGAGAAGAAGATCATAAAGGACATTCTTAAG CTGCTGGAGAAAGCAGAGGCTCGGGAGAGGGAACGGGAAAAGGAGGAGGCACGAAGGATGCGGCGCCGAGAAGCTGCCTTTCGAAGCATGCTGAGGCAGGCCGTGCCTGCCCTGGAGCTGGGCACTGCCTGGGAAGAG GTCCGTGAGCGCTTTGTGTGCGACTCAGCCTTTGAGCAGATCACCCTGGAGTCGGAGCGGATCCGGCTCTTCCGAGAGTTCCTGCAGGTGCTGGAG ACTGAATGCCAGCACCTCCACACCAAAGGCCGAAAGCATGGCAGAAAGGGCAAGAAACACCACCGCAAGCGTTCTCACTCACCCTCA GGCTCTGAGTCAGATGAAGAGGAACTGCCCCcaccatctctccggccccccaAGCGGAGGAGGCGGAACCCCTCCGAGTCTGGCTCTGAACCCTCATCCTCACTTGATTCAGTAGAAAGTGGGGGTGCTGCCCTTGGAGGACCAGGCTCCCCATCCTCCCACCTTCTCCTTGGGCCCG aTCATGGTCTTCGGAAAGCcaagaaaccaaaaaagaaaactaagaagaGAAGACACAAGTCG AACAGTCCTGAGAGTGAGACGGACCCTGAAGAGAAAGCTGGCAAGGAGAGTGAAGACAGAGAACAAGAGCAGGACAAGGACAGGGAGCTCCGGCAGGCAGAGCTCCCTAACCGCTCTCCAGGCTTTGGAATCAAGAAGGAGAAG ACAGGCTGGGACACATCGGAAAGCGAGCTGAgtgagggggagctggagaggcgAAGGCGGACACTTCTACAGCAGCTGGATGACCACCAATGA
- the Prpf40b gene encoding pre-mRNA-processing factor 40 homolog B isoform X19, producing the protein MMPPPGIPPPFPPMGLPPMSQRPPAIPPMPPGILPPMLPPMGAPPPLTQIPGMVPPMMPGMLVPAVPVTAATAPGADTASSAVPGTGPPRALWSEHVAPDGRIYYYNAEDKQSVWEKPSALKSKAELLLSQCPWKEYKSDTGKPYYYNNQSQESRWTRPKDLDDLEALVKQESAGKQQTQQLQTLQPQPQPPQPQPDPPPIPPGPIPVPMALLEPEPGRSEDCDVLEAAQPLEQGFLQREEGPSSSTGQHRLPQEEEDTRPEPERSSLSWSNREKAKQAFKELLRDKAVPSNASWEQAMKMVVTDPRYSALPKLSEKKQAFNAYKAQREKEEKEEARLRAKEAKQTLQHFLEQHERMTSTTRYRRAEQTFGDLEVWAVVPERDRKEVYDDVLFFLAKKEKEQAKQLRRRNIQALKSILDGMSSVSFQTTWSQAQQYLMDNPSFAQDQQLQNMDKEDALICFEEHIRALEREEEEERERARLRERREQRKNREAFQTFLDELHETGQLHSMSTWMELYPAVSTDVRFANMLGQPGSTPLDLFKFYVEELKARFHDEKKIIKDILKDRGFCVEVNTAFEDFAHVISFDKRAAALDAGNIKLTFNSLLEKAEAREREREKEEARRMRRREAAFRSMLRQAVPALELGTAWEEVRERFVCDSAFEQITLESERIRLFREFLQVLETECQHLHTKGRKHGRKGKKHHRKRSHSPSVSRQGSESDEEELPPPSLRPPKRRRRNPSESGSEPSSSLDSVESGGAALGGPGSPSSHLLLGPDHGLRKAKKPKKKTKKRRHKSNSPESETDPEEKAGKESEDREQEQDKDRELRQAELPNRSPGFGIKKEKTGWDTSESELSEGELERRRRTLLQQLDDHQ; encoded by the exons CAGCTGTACCTGGGACGGGCCCTCCG AGGGCCTTATGGAGTGAGCATGTGGCCCCTGACGGGCGCATCTACTACTACAACGCTGAGGACAAGCAGTCGGTGTGGGAGAAGCCCAGCGCGCTCAAGTCCAAGGCCGAG CTGCTGCTGTCCCAGTGTCCCTGGAAAGAGTACAAATCCGACACAGGGAAGCCGTACTACTATAACAACCAGAGTCAGGAGTCCCGTTGGACCCGGCCCAAGGATCTGGATGACCTGGAGG CCCTGGTCAAACAAGAGTCTGCAGG AAAACAGCAGACCCAGCAGCTGCAGACACTACAGcctcagccacagccacctcagccACAGCCTGACCCTCCGCCTATACCCCCTGGTCCCATCCCAGTGCCTATGGCCCTCCTGGAACCTGAGCCGGGTCGAAGTGAGGATTGTGACGTATTGGAGGCTGCCCAGCCTCTGGAGCAGGGGTTCCTGCAGCGGGAGGAGGGccccagcag TTCTACGGGACAGCATCGGCTAccacaggaagaggaggacactagGCCCGAACCAGAGAGATCTAGCCTCAGTTGGAGCAACCGAGAGAAGGCAAAGCAGGCCTTCAAAGAGCTGCTGAGGGACAAG GCTGTCCCTTCCAATGCTTCATGGGAACAGGCCATGAAGATGGTAGTCACTGACCCCCGTTACAG TGCCTTGCCCAAACTGAGTGAGAAGAAGCAGGCATTTAATGCTTACAAGGCACAgcgggagaaggaggagaaagaggaggcccGGCTGAGGGCCAAGGAGGCCAAACAGACCCTGCAGCATTTCCTGGAGCAGCATGAACGAATGACCTCCACCACCCGCTACCG GCGGGCAGAACAGACCTTTGGGGACCTGGAGGTCTGGGCTGTGGTCCCTGAGAGGGATCGAAAAGAGGTTTATGATGATGTCCTCTTCTTCCTGGCTAAGAAGGAGAAG GAACAAGCCAAGCAGCTTCGGCGTCGAAACATCCAGGCCTTGAAGAGCATCCTGGATGGGATGAGTAGTGTCAGCTTCCAGACCACATGGTCCCAGGCCCAGCAGTACCTCATGGACAACCCCAGCTTTGCTCAGGACCAGCAGCTGCAGA ACATGGACAAAGAAGATGCACTGATCTGCTTTGAGGAGCATATCCGAGctctggagagagaagaggaggaagagcggGAACGGGCCCGGCTTCGGGAGCGGCGAGAGCAGCGGAAGAACCGGGAGGCCTTTCAG ACCTTCCTGGACGAGTTGCATGAGACAGGGCAGCTGCACTCCATGTCCACCTGGATGGAGCTGTACCCAGCAGTCAGCACTGATGTCCGCTTTGCCAACATGCTGGGCCAGCCGG GCTCTACTCCTCTCGACTTATTCAAGTTCTACGTGGAGGAGTTGAAGGCTCGGTTCCATGATGAGAAGAAGATCATAAAGGACATTCTTAAG GACCGGGGCTTCTGTGTGGAGGTGAACACAGCCTTTGAGGACTTCGCCCACGTCATAAGCTTTGACAAGAGGGCTGCTGCGCTGGACGCAGGCAACATCAAGCTGACCTTCAATAGT CTGCTGGAGAAAGCAGAGGCTCGGGAGAGGGAACGGGAAAAGGAGGAGGCACGAAGGATGCGGCGCCGAGAAGCTGCCTTTCGAAGCATGCTGAGGCAGGCCGTGCCTGCCCTGGAGCTGGGCACTGCCTGGGAAGAG GTCCGTGAGCGCTTTGTGTGCGACTCAGCCTTTGAGCAGATCACCCTGGAGTCGGAGCGGATCCGGCTCTTCCGAGAGTTCCTGCAGGTGCTGGAG ACTGAATGCCAGCACCTCCACACCAAAGGCCGAAAGCATGGCAGAAAGGGCAAGAAACACCACCGCAAGCGTTCTCACTCACCCTCAGTGAGTCGGCAG GGCTCTGAGTCAGATGAAGAGGAACTGCCCCcaccatctctccggccccccaAGCGGAGGAGGCGGAACCCCTCCGAGTCTGGCTCTGAACCCTCATCCTCACTTGATTCAGTAGAAAGTGGGGGTGCTGCCCTTGGAGGACCAGGCTCCCCATCCTCCCACCTTCTCCTTGGGCCCG aTCATGGTCTTCGGAAAGCcaagaaaccaaaaaagaaaactaagaagaGAAGACACAAGTCG AACAGTCCTGAGAGTGAGACGGACCCTGAAGAGAAAGCTGGCAAGGAGAGTGAAGACAGAGAACAAGAGCAGGACAAGGACAGGGAGCTCCGGCAGGCAGAGCTCCCTAACCGCTCTCCAGGCTTTGGAATCAAGAAGGAGAAG ACAGGCTGGGACACATCGGAAAGCGAGCTGAgtgagggggagctggagaggcgAAGGCGGACACTTCTACAGCAGCTGGATGACCACCAATGA
- the Prpf40b gene encoding pre-mRNA-processing factor 40 homolog B isoform X18 yields MMPPPGIPPPFPPMGLPPMSQRPPAIPPMPPGILPPMLPPMGAPPPLTQIPGMVPPMMPGMLVPAVPVTAATAPGADTASSAVPGTGPPRALWSEHVAPDGRIYYYNAEDKQSVWEKPSALKSKAELLLSQCPWKEYKSDTGKPYYYNNQSQESRWTRPKDLDDLEALVKQESAGKQQTQQLQTLQPQPQPPQPQPDPPPIPPGPIPVPMALLEPEPGRSEDCDVLEAAQPLEQGFLQREEGPSSSTGQHRLPQEEEDTRPEPERSSLSWSNREKAKQAFKELLRDKAVPSNASWEQAMKMVVTDPRYSALPKLSEKKQAFNAYKAQREKEEKEEARLRAKEAKQTLQHFLEQHERMTSTTRYRRAEQTFGDLEVWAVVPERDRKEVYDDVLFFLAKKEKEQAKQLRRRNIQALKSILDGMSSVSFQTTWSQAQQYLMDNPSFAQDQQLQNMDKEDALICFEEHIRALEREEEEERERARLRERREQRKNREAFQTFLDELHETGQLHSMSTWMELYPAVSTDVRFANMLGQPGSTPLDLFKFYVEELKARFHDEKKIIKDILKDRGFCVEVNTAFEDFAHVISFDKRAAALDAGNIKLTFNSLLEKAEAREREREKEEARRMRRREAAFRSMLRQAVPALELGTAWEEVRERFVCDSAFEQITLESERIRLFREFLQVLEQTECQHLHTKGRKHGRKGKKHHRKRSHSPSVSRQGSESDEEELPPPSLRPPKRRRRNPSESGSEPSSSLDSVESGGAALGGPGSPSSHLLLGPDHGLRKAKKPKKKTKKRRHKSNSPESETDPEEKAGKESEDREQEQDKDRELRQAELPNRSPGFGIKKEKTGWDTSESELSEGELERRRRTLLQQLDDHQ; encoded by the exons CAGCTGTACCTGGGACGGGCCCTCCG AGGGCCTTATGGAGTGAGCATGTGGCCCCTGACGGGCGCATCTACTACTACAACGCTGAGGACAAGCAGTCGGTGTGGGAGAAGCCCAGCGCGCTCAAGTCCAAGGCCGAG CTGCTGCTGTCCCAGTGTCCCTGGAAAGAGTACAAATCCGACACAGGGAAGCCGTACTACTATAACAACCAGAGTCAGGAGTCCCGTTGGACCCGGCCCAAGGATCTGGATGACCTGGAGG CCCTGGTCAAACAAGAGTCTGCAGG AAAACAGCAGACCCAGCAGCTGCAGACACTACAGcctcagccacagccacctcagccACAGCCTGACCCTCCGCCTATACCCCCTGGTCCCATCCCAGTGCCTATGGCCCTCCTGGAACCTGAGCCGGGTCGAAGTGAGGATTGTGACGTATTGGAGGCTGCCCAGCCTCTGGAGCAGGGGTTCCTGCAGCGGGAGGAGGGccccagcag TTCTACGGGACAGCATCGGCTAccacaggaagaggaggacactagGCCCGAACCAGAGAGATCTAGCCTCAGTTGGAGCAACCGAGAGAAGGCAAAGCAGGCCTTCAAAGAGCTGCTGAGGGACAAG GCTGTCCCTTCCAATGCTTCATGGGAACAGGCCATGAAGATGGTAGTCACTGACCCCCGTTACAG TGCCTTGCCCAAACTGAGTGAGAAGAAGCAGGCATTTAATGCTTACAAGGCACAgcgggagaaggaggagaaagaggaggcccGGCTGAGGGCCAAGGAGGCCAAACAGACCCTGCAGCATTTCCTGGAGCAGCATGAACGAATGACCTCCACCACCCGCTACCG GCGGGCAGAACAGACCTTTGGGGACCTGGAGGTCTGGGCTGTGGTCCCTGAGAGGGATCGAAAAGAGGTTTATGATGATGTCCTCTTCTTCCTGGCTAAGAAGGAGAAG GAACAAGCCAAGCAGCTTCGGCGTCGAAACATCCAGGCCTTGAAGAGCATCCTGGATGGGATGAGTAGTGTCAGCTTCCAGACCACATGGTCCCAGGCCCAGCAGTACCTCATGGACAACCCCAGCTTTGCTCAGGACCAGCAGCTGCAGA ACATGGACAAAGAAGATGCACTGATCTGCTTTGAGGAGCATATCCGAGctctggagagagaagaggaggaagagcggGAACGGGCCCGGCTTCGGGAGCGGCGAGAGCAGCGGAAGAACCGGGAGGCCTTTCAG ACCTTCCTGGACGAGTTGCATGAGACAGGGCAGCTGCACTCCATGTCCACCTGGATGGAGCTGTACCCAGCAGTCAGCACTGATGTCCGCTTTGCCAACATGCTGGGCCAGCCGG GCTCTACTCCTCTCGACTTATTCAAGTTCTACGTGGAGGAGTTGAAGGCTCGGTTCCATGATGAGAAGAAGATCATAAAGGACATTCTTAAG GACCGGGGCTTCTGTGTGGAGGTGAACACAGCCTTTGAGGACTTCGCCCACGTCATAAGCTTTGACAAGAGGGCTGCTGCGCTGGACGCAGGCAACATCAAGCTGACCTTCAATAGT CTGCTGGAGAAAGCAGAGGCTCGGGAGAGGGAACGGGAAAAGGAGGAGGCACGAAGGATGCGGCGCCGAGAAGCTGCCTTTCGAAGCATGCTGAGGCAGGCCGTGCCTGCCCTGGAGCTGGGCACTGCCTGGGAAGAG GTCCGTGAGCGCTTTGTGTGCGACTCAGCCTTTGAGCAGATCACCCTGGAGTCGGAGCGGATCCGGCTCTTCCGAGAGTTCCTGCAGGTGCTGGAG cagACTGAATGCCAGCACCTCCACACCAAAGGCCGAAAGCATGGCAGAAAGGGCAAGAAACACCACCGCAAGCGTTCTCACTCACCCTCAGTGAGTCGGCAG GGCTCTGAGTCAGATGAAGAGGAACTGCCCCcaccatctctccggccccccaAGCGGAGGAGGCGGAACCCCTCCGAGTCTGGCTCTGAACCCTCATCCTCACTTGATTCAGTAGAAAGTGGGGGTGCTGCCCTTGGAGGACCAGGCTCCCCATCCTCCCACCTTCTCCTTGGGCCCG aTCATGGTCTTCGGAAAGCcaagaaaccaaaaaagaaaactaagaagaGAAGACACAAGTCG AACAGTCCTGAGAGTGAGACGGACCCTGAAGAGAAAGCTGGCAAGGAGAGTGAAGACAGAGAACAAGAGCAGGACAAGGACAGGGAGCTCCGGCAGGCAGAGCTCCCTAACCGCTCTCCAGGCTTTGGAATCAAGAAGGAGAAG ACAGGCTGGGACACATCGGAAAGCGAGCTGAgtgagggggagctggagaggcgAAGGCGGACACTTCTACAGCAGCTGGATGACCACCAATGA
- the Prpf40b gene encoding pre-mRNA-processing factor 40 homolog B isoform X20, translated as MMPPPGIPPPFPPMGLPPMSQRPPAIPPMPPGILPPMLPPMGAPPPLTQIPGMVPPMMPGMLVPAVPVTAATAPGADTASSAVPGTGPPRALWSEHVAPDGRIYYYNAEDKQSVWEKPSALKSKAELLLSQCPWKEYKSDTGKPYYYNNQSQESRWTRPKDLDDLEALVKQESAGKQQTQQLQTLQPQPQPPQPQPDPPPIPPGPIPVPMALLEPEPGRSEDCDVLEAAQPLEQGFLQREEGPSSSTGQHRLPQEEEDTRPEPERSSLSWSNREKAKQAFKELLRDKAVPSNASWEQAMKMVVTDPRYSALPKLSEKKQAFNAYKAQREKEEKEEARLRAKEAKQTLQHFLEQHERMTSTTRYRRAEQTFGDLEVWAVVPERDRKEVYDDVLFFLAKKEKEQAKQLRRRNIQALKSILDGMSSVSFQTTWSQAQQYLMDNPSFAQDQQLQNMDKEDALICFEEHIRALEREEEEERERARLRERREQRKNREAFQTFLDELHETGQLHSMSTWMELYPAVSTDVRFANMLGQPGSTPLDLFKFYVEELKARFHDEKKIIKDILKDRGFCVEVNTAFEDFAHVISFDKRAAALDAGNIKLTFNSLLEKAEAREREREKEEARRMRRREAAFRSMLRQAVPALELGTAWEEVRERFVCDSAFEQITLESERIRLFREFLQVLEQTECQHLHTKGRKHGRKGKKHHRKRSHSPSGSESDEEELPPPSLRPPKRRRRNPSESGSEPSSSLDSVESGGAALGGPGSPSSHLLLGPDHGLRKAKKPKKKTKKRRHKSNSPESETDPEEKAGKESEDREQEQDKDRELRQAELPNRSPGFGIKKEKTGWDTSESELSEGELERRRRTLLQQLDDHQ; from the exons CAGCTGTACCTGGGACGGGCCCTCCG AGGGCCTTATGGAGTGAGCATGTGGCCCCTGACGGGCGCATCTACTACTACAACGCTGAGGACAAGCAGTCGGTGTGGGAGAAGCCCAGCGCGCTCAAGTCCAAGGCCGAG CTGCTGCTGTCCCAGTGTCCCTGGAAAGAGTACAAATCCGACACAGGGAAGCCGTACTACTATAACAACCAGAGTCAGGAGTCCCGTTGGACCCGGCCCAAGGATCTGGATGACCTGGAGG CCCTGGTCAAACAAGAGTCTGCAGG AAAACAGCAGACCCAGCAGCTGCAGACACTACAGcctcagccacagccacctcagccACAGCCTGACCCTCCGCCTATACCCCCTGGTCCCATCCCAGTGCCTATGGCCCTCCTGGAACCTGAGCCGGGTCGAAGTGAGGATTGTGACGTATTGGAGGCTGCCCAGCCTCTGGAGCAGGGGTTCCTGCAGCGGGAGGAGGGccccagcag TTCTACGGGACAGCATCGGCTAccacaggaagaggaggacactagGCCCGAACCAGAGAGATCTAGCCTCAGTTGGAGCAACCGAGAGAAGGCAAAGCAGGCCTTCAAAGAGCTGCTGAGGGACAAG GCTGTCCCTTCCAATGCTTCATGGGAACAGGCCATGAAGATGGTAGTCACTGACCCCCGTTACAG TGCCTTGCCCAAACTGAGTGAGAAGAAGCAGGCATTTAATGCTTACAAGGCACAgcgggagaaggaggagaaagaggaggcccGGCTGAGGGCCAAGGAGGCCAAACAGACCCTGCAGCATTTCCTGGAGCAGCATGAACGAATGACCTCCACCACCCGCTACCG GCGGGCAGAACAGACCTTTGGGGACCTGGAGGTCTGGGCTGTGGTCCCTGAGAGGGATCGAAAAGAGGTTTATGATGATGTCCTCTTCTTCCTGGCTAAGAAGGAGAAG GAACAAGCCAAGCAGCTTCGGCGTCGAAACATCCAGGCCTTGAAGAGCATCCTGGATGGGATGAGTAGTGTCAGCTTCCAGACCACATGGTCCCAGGCCCAGCAGTACCTCATGGACAACCCCAGCTTTGCTCAGGACCAGCAGCTGCAGA ACATGGACAAAGAAGATGCACTGATCTGCTTTGAGGAGCATATCCGAGctctggagagagaagaggaggaagagcggGAACGGGCCCGGCTTCGGGAGCGGCGAGAGCAGCGGAAGAACCGGGAGGCCTTTCAG ACCTTCCTGGACGAGTTGCATGAGACAGGGCAGCTGCACTCCATGTCCACCTGGATGGAGCTGTACCCAGCAGTCAGCACTGATGTCCGCTTTGCCAACATGCTGGGCCAGCCGG GCTCTACTCCTCTCGACTTATTCAAGTTCTACGTGGAGGAGTTGAAGGCTCGGTTCCATGATGAGAAGAAGATCATAAAGGACATTCTTAAG GACCGGGGCTTCTGTGTGGAGGTGAACACAGCCTTTGAGGACTTCGCCCACGTCATAAGCTTTGACAAGAGGGCTGCTGCGCTGGACGCAGGCAACATCAAGCTGACCTTCAATAGT CTGCTGGAGAAAGCAGAGGCTCGGGAGAGGGAACGGGAAAAGGAGGAGGCACGAAGGATGCGGCGCCGAGAAGCTGCCTTTCGAAGCATGCTGAGGCAGGCCGTGCCTGCCCTGGAGCTGGGCACTGCCTGGGAAGAG GTCCGTGAGCGCTTTGTGTGCGACTCAGCCTTTGAGCAGATCACCCTGGAGTCGGAGCGGATCCGGCTCTTCCGAGAGTTCCTGCAGGTGCTGGAG cagACTGAATGCCAGCACCTCCACACCAAAGGCCGAAAGCATGGCAGAAAGGGCAAGAAACACCACCGCAAGCGTTCTCACTCACCCTCA GGCTCTGAGTCAGATGAAGAGGAACTGCCCCcaccatctctccggccccccaAGCGGAGGAGGCGGAACCCCTCCGAGTCTGGCTCTGAACCCTCATCCTCACTTGATTCAGTAGAAAGTGGGGGTGCTGCCCTTGGAGGACCAGGCTCCCCATCCTCCCACCTTCTCCTTGGGCCCG aTCATGGTCTTCGGAAAGCcaagaaaccaaaaaagaaaactaagaagaGAAGACACAAGTCG AACAGTCCTGAGAGTGAGACGGACCCTGAAGAGAAAGCTGGCAAGGAGAGTGAAGACAGAGAACAAGAGCAGGACAAGGACAGGGAGCTCCGGCAGGCAGAGCTCCCTAACCGCTCTCCAGGCTTTGGAATCAAGAAGGAGAAG ACAGGCTGGGACACATCGGAAAGCGAGCTGAgtgagggggagctggagaggcgAAGGCGGACACTTCTACAGCAGCTGGATGACCACCAATGA